Genomic DNA from Oncorhynchus mykiss isolate Arlee chromosome 2, USDA_OmykA_1.1, whole genome shotgun sequence:
CGCGACATCTGCCCCGACCCACAGTTTGGGAGCCGCTGCACTAAGGTACACATACTACGGTACATACCGAGAAGGTCTTGAGACTGCCTCTGTGGTTTATTGCAAACATCCTGCAGAAGACACGTAGGGCTTCTGTCTCACGGCCAGCCTTGCAAAGAAAGAGAAGTGTGTTTAATGAAGAAACAAACCAAAAACAAGATATTATTTCGTAAACTAACTTGTTGAACTTGGTTGGAGGCTAAGTGTCCTATTCTATTATTCAGAAACATTTATTGGCGCCTGTAGTGGCCTGTAAGCACTGGTGTACCTCCATGAGGAACCGGGGGCTCTCAGGCATGGCCAGACTGAAGATGAGTGCCGATGTGAGGCTGGGGACAGAGCACAGCACCACAAACAGCCTCCAGCTCTGGAAGTCCAGCCCACCCAGAGAAAAGCGGACCCAGGTCCGGGGAATGACCAACCACGCCAGGCCTGTAGGGAAAACACACACCCAGACGCTTACCTAAATGTTCATTAACATCATATATTGTGACATTCCATAAATCATTTGCATTGGAGCAAAAGTGTGCAGCTAGACTATTTGTTAATGCATTTCCATTAGGTACACGTCTCACGAATGATTGACCCACAAACAGAAAAATCATATTACTGGACATGGGTCTATATTTTAGGATTTTAACAAGCATGTGGACCTAAACATTGCCTACAGACACATGCAACAGTAATCATCTCTACCTCCCTCAAACATTTCACACGAGGACAAACATCATCTGACTGTAACAGAAGACAATGTATAGTAATGGTGTCACCTGCTGCCAGAATATTCCCTGCCATCCAGAAGGTGGCCAGAGCACTTATCATTGCCCCCCTCTTCAGCCGGGGCTGAAACTCAGAAAAGTAGGAGAAGATGACCGGGATTGAACCTCCCACCCTGGAAAAGGCAAATGGAAAAGACTTGTTAGAATCCACTACACAATTAGAGTGCCTACACAGTAGATTTCCAAAGTGTTAACTGAGCAGAGTCTAGGTATTTCAATGACAACTGTCTGATGGCAAGGGTGAGAGGGAAACATATGAGTAGCCTATGCCCTGGAAAGACACTCCGGTGAAATTTGAAATGAATCCTTTAAATGAAGAGAGTAGATGCAACTTTGAGTGTTTGTAAAATGATTCACATTACATTTCCGTGTTGGtgtctttgtgtatgtgtgtgcgtctgtgtacCATCTTCATTAGGTCAAAACAGAGAGGTATGTAATGAAAGCTTACCCTACACCGCTGATGAACCGTAGTAGAAGGAAGAGCCAGAACCTTGGGGCAAAGCTGGCCAGCGCTCCAAACACTCCGTTCACTGTCAGGGACATCACCAAGACCTTCTGGCGCCCCCTCTGGTCAGCCAGGTAACCCCACATGTACCCACCTATCATCATTCCTATGGGGACAAAGGGCAAAACCAGAGCATAGAAAAGTCAGAGGCCTCATTTAGAAAAGGTTTTTATGCACAGAATTCTTAAACAATGTTGCTATTCATAAACCTTGAACTTGATGTGAAATTTGGTTTTACATGTGATTGATGATGAATGACTTAGTTGTTAAGCATGAGTCTTATCACACTAATAGAACCCTGGTTAAGTCTGCACTTACATATAAGTAATACAGCAGCATCTGTAATCAAGTCAACTGATATTTAGGCCTACTTTAAAATGTGATGACTGAATTCTTTAGTTGAAATAATATAAACTATTTACCCATATAAGCTATTCCTTACCGAGGAAAATGTTGGCCGTCAGTAACCCCATGTCTGAGGAGCTGAGATGGAGGTCACAGCGGGCCGTAGGCAGCAGAAAGGAAACACACAGGATCTCCACCGCATCACTGGCATTGGCCCATCCACACACCACCAACAGGAGCCCATGGAACAAACCAAAACCTGAAGGTGGGGCGCAGAGACCAGACACTACAGGAATACTGTTAATTTTCCAATGAGAATACAGTGTGATGTCTGGAAGTCTGAGACTGAGGCATCAgcggtgtattcactaggaaccaaacagaagcaaacTTGCTGAAACTGGAAGGGACctacctggggtgtattcactatgaACCAAGCGGAACCAAACAGAaggaaacagggagggacctacctgaatttctCTAACAGAAACTCTAATTTTAGTTGAAAAACGTTTTCCATTATgatggtgtgcactaatgaatacacccctgaacTTGATCAATTAGGTATGTTTGCTACGGTTTGCactttaagcaataaggcccgagggggtgtggtataaccccagaggtgccttattgctattataaactggtaaccaacgtaattagagcaggggtgtggtatatggccaatataccacggctaagagctgttcttagacatgacgcaatgcggagtgctaggacacagcactttcagccaatcagcattcagagctcaaaccacccagtttataatgagtaatataccacagctaagggctgtttttaTGCACAACGCAAACCGATACAGCCCTTAGTCATGGGATATTGGCCATATaaagtgcatttgtaaagtattcagacccttacatttttccacattgttacattacagccctatTCTGAAATGAATTCAattaattgttttcctcatcaatagaCACACAATTATCCCTTTTTTTtgcatatttaatttaaaaaaatagataccttatttacataagtattcaaaccctttgctatgaggcttgaAATTgaactccggtgcatcctgtttctgttggtcatccttgagatccttgagatgtttctacaacttaattggattccacctgtggtaacacaactgtctatataaaggtcccacagttgacagcacatgacagagcaaaaactaagccataaggtcgaaggaattgtccgtagagctctgagataggattgtgtcaaggcacagatctggggaatggtaccaaaaaaaatatgttgtagcattaaaggtccccaagaacagtggcctccatcattcttaaatggaataagtttggaaccaccaagactcttcttagagctagccgcctggccaaactgagcaatcaggggacaagggccttggtcagggaggtgaccaagaacccgatggtcaatctgacagagctccagagttcctctgtggagacaggagaacgttccagaaggacaaccatctctgcagcactccacaaatcaggcctttatggtagagtggccagacagaagtaatctcctcagtaaaaggcacataactccacttggagtttgccaaaaggcacctaaaggactatgaatacttatgtaaatgtgatacatttcagtttatggggtattgtgcgtagatttgGGGGTGGTGCCTTATAgctattgtaatgaaacagcagagagcaggtctcgaaccctcgaccttctagcccaaAGTCCAGcccgctatcgactgtgccgcaaaagcaagCTCATGGGGCAGAGTCGatatccgcgcttataaacccaagGTCGTTacactattataaactggttactaacgtaattagaacagtaacaATTAATAAAAAGCATTCaggggctcaaaccacccagtttataataatgaATACACCTCGTGTTACACATCAAAATCCCAGTAGTCTACCTGCTTCCTCAACAGCTTCCTCATGTTCGTTTTCTTTGTGTACTTCTCTGAACATCATTTGCATTATCTCCAATACACCTCTCAAAAATAACTTCacctgaaatgtaaaaaaaaaaaaaaaaagcatgatAAATGGCTTTGTAAATTGTATGATCATAAATTACTCAAAACATTTAATGGAAAACATACGTCTGATAATGCAGGTACACCTACTTACTACCTGTTGAATTTTACATCATAATTACATTTTTAAGCTAATAAAGAGTACATGGGTTGGACTAGTTTACGTGGGAGACTGCATGAAAGTTCCAAGACTACCAGGTGGAGTTTACGCATGTACCTTCATCCGAGTCGAGGCTAGCTAGCTCCAGGTGGCTAGTGAGAAGTGGCACTCGTGCTGCATCATCGCCGGACGCCTCTATATGGATATGTCGAGACATAGCCGGCTGTTTCATCAAGCTAAAGCACCAGTACGACCTCTTGTTTTGTAGAGACTACATGTCAGTGGAGACTTTCTTGATGCATAGTAACTGTATTACCAGAGAACCACATATTTATCCACACAGTTATGGAGTGAACCAAAAAATTATCCATTATATTGAACAGATACTCTAGTGGCCGCTCTAACTATGAAAATAAatgtcttaaaaaaaaaaaggaaggcAGACGGAGGAGGCAAGATcatgggaccattctagccaatgggAGGGCTAAACGTGAATGAAACAACACCCACAACTCCGATATGAggtgttttttctcaaagttgccggaaTGTCACATGTCCTACGTATATCAGTACACGCCTACACGCATTACAAAACTTCGATTATATCAAATAAGTCACATGTAGCAAATAAACCATTCAACTTTTTGttaaccaaattcgacactctaattgacctccatacaaaaactaaTCACTTGGTGAGCAGAAAAACGCCACATGCCGGAGTAGACAGATTTTGGGCTAAGTTACCCCtcttgcttcgcctcttcctctctgagtgAACTGAACCTACTTCCTGTTTTAAGAAATGGATGAGCTGTTAGCCTTCTTCGGTGGcgtttaacggcggttggcatccaatataatgttgcattaccgccaccatcTGGAGTACAAATCCATTATACTTTGTGACACAACATAGGAAAAGGAAGATCACATGATTTCTGCCtgccaactaaccctacactcacaAAAAAAACGCCACCACCTTGCACAAATTTAACCCTATTGGATCCTACACACAATATGACCATAAACTTGGCACCTGAAACACCATAGTGGATTCAGCACAAAAGGTTATTTGGGATAACTGATTACTAACATTACTTTGTTTCAGCATCAACACTCAaaaggacagacagacattctGTTTCACCACTCTAGCCACTGGGTCTGCGAGTGTCACAGACCTGGTTGGCCTTCTTCTATGGCAGTGATTCTCAACTGGTGGGTCAAGGTTTTGAATGGGTTGTGGGTGTCTGAGTAAAAAAGAAAATAATAaattactctttttttttttacaatgaaaAAATACTTCAGTCTGAACCTAAAGGATTTAAACCAGGTAGAAAGTGTGTAGAAATTATAATGCATTAACATTTTTTTTCAATCACAGTATTTTCAATATAGCTATTAGCGGCGTTATTTTGGTTGATTATTCGTCAAGAATATAGGCAAAATGTTATTATTGACAAATGAAAGAGTTGCTACATTTACTATCAATATAGCATTAAAATAGTTTTCCAGATTGTATTTTGGTGAATATTTTTCGCGGTGTGAATGTTGGGTCATGATTGAGACAACCTGGTTCAGGTCTCAAGGCAAGACCAGTTGAGAACCACTGTTCTTTGTATTGTATTGGGCTCctgggtggcgcagcggtctaaggcactgcatctcggtgcaagaggggtcactacagtccctggtttgattccaggctgtattggTTGGCATTCAAAATAAAAGTGCTTATTTGAATACATTGACATTTTAATTAAATGCTACATTAATAGCATAGCAATGACATTTGAAGAATACTCTTGCAGGAACCCAAGGGGTGCTGGTGGTGGGGGCGTCCATGCAGAAAGCAATGGGATAATCGAGGGGGGATGTTCATGAAGGAACCAATTGGAAACTCGGTGAGGTAGGCGTTCCTGCAGATGCAGGAATGCCCCGAATTGTAGGCTGCACTTGCACACCATTGTTTGAGCCGGTAGGTGGTGTTATTTTTTTCTGCCTCCCCTCAGTCTCAAAAGTTTTATatgatgctgtctgtctgtttgcgtTGAATGAAGATGGCGACCAGTTCAGAACGTAGTCCCCCACCCTTTCCCGAGGACCTGGAACCGGAGCCTGACGAAGTTGGAGACCAAGACAGTGATGACGGAGAAGACATTTTTCTTGGCACAGTGAGTGTCTGTTGTTGATTTCTTACTAACGTAAATATTTTGTCTAGAAAACTCGGCACTCCCCGGGTTGTTATCCaagtagctagctactgtagctgccAAACATTGCTAACAAGGGCCTGTGAAATCCATTGGGTTCATTGACACGAAGCTATTAGTTGGCTAACTAGCCGGATATGCATTAACTGGCTAACTCTCGTCTCCGGAGTAGCTAACGTTACGCCAGAGTATGGCGTGTCCTACCGTTAACTTACTCCTTCAGGTCCAAATACATGTTATTTTCAGAGGTAGACTGGCTCTggcagccaaaacagccaaatactccataTAAACGTGAACCGATGTTCAATTGCGATACGGTTCTACAAACATAAAGCCCTTTACTttcaaatcacatcaaaataatttcacaaatactAAATATACACTCACTGTACACTATTTAAACCTGCTATTACAGTTGCAGCCAGAAGTATTTTTCAGTCACAACACGTTTCTGGCGGC
This window encodes:
- the sv2 gene encoding synaptic vesicle glycoprotein 2B isoform X1; this encodes MKVKLFLRGVLEIMQMMFREVHKENEHEEAVEEAGFGLFHGLLLVVCGWANASDAVEILCVSFLLPTARCDLHLSSSDMGLLTANIFLGMMIGGYMWGYLADQRGRQKVLVMSLTVNGVFGALASFAPRFWLFLLLRFISGVGVGGSIPVIFSYFSEFQPRLKRGAMISALATFWMAGNILAAGLAWLVIPRTWVRFSLGGLDFQSWRLFVVLCSVPSLTSALIFSLAMPESPRFLMEAGRETEALRVFCRMFAINHRGSLKTFSICGLHIPSEKKERETRRGGTHTLRFVNLKQCLAPIRQLFVGELASRSVCLVIIFYCISFGYYGLWMWFPELFKRAEDGGSPCANVSRLQSHDNQSCYPVKTAVYMEGFVTAASNLPGNIFTVLLMDVIGGKALLCCSLLLSSVSVFLIYEVKTKAQSLLISCVFSGVSVVAWNSLDVLGTELYPTQLRSSALGFFTGIGRVAAIMGNIVFGQLVDTNCAIPVLLVSALLLTGGITALRLPRTKQAELT
- the sv2 gene encoding synaptic vesicle glycoprotein 2B isoform X2, coding for MKVKLFLRGVLEIMQMMFREVHKENEHEEAVEEAGFGLFHGLLLVVCGWANASDAVEILCVSFLLPTARCDLHLSSSDMGLLTANIFLGMMIGGYMWGYLADQRGRQKVLVMSLTVNGVFGALASFAPRFWLFLLLRFISGVGVGGSIPVIFSYFSEFQPRLKRGAMISALATFWMAGNILAAGLAWLVIPRTWVRFSLGGLDFQSWRLFVVLCSVPSLTSALIFSLAMPESPRFLMEAGRETEALRVFCRMFAINHRGSLKTFSICGLHIPSEKKERETRRGGTHTLRFVNLKQCLAPIRQLFVGELASRSVCLVIIFYCISFGYYGLWMWFPELFKRAEDGGSPCANVSRLQSHDNQSCYPVKTAVYMEGFVTAASNLPGNIFTVLLMDVIGGKALLCCSLLLSSVSVFLIYEVKTKAQSLLISCVFSGVSVVAWNSLDVLGTELYPTQLRST